One part of the Lapillicoccus jejuensis genome encodes these proteins:
- a CDS encoding heme o synthase, with product MTALDPRAGLSAPRTGRPLGPWSTVGQYVALTKPRIIELLLVTTVPVMFLADRGIPSLWLILATLVGGSLSAGAANTLNCVIDRDIDAVMHRTSNRPLVTGTISPRAALVFGLVLTVASTLWLGLLVNWLASGLALAALVFYVGVYTALLKRRTAQNIVWGGAAGCMPVLVGWAAVTHSVSWAAVILFAVVFFWTPPHYWPLSMRFREDYEAAHVPMLPVVEQFVVVAKQVVAYSWAMVAATLLLVPVADMGWVYVIGAVAAGGLFLAEAHRLLARAKAGAAEAVLKPMRLFHFSISYLTVLFLAVAIDPLLHLPFRF from the coding sequence GTGACCGCTCTGGACCCGCGCGCCGGGCTCTCCGCCCCGCGGACCGGACGTCCCCTCGGACCGTGGTCGACGGTCGGCCAGTACGTCGCCCTCACCAAGCCGCGGATCATCGAGCTGCTGCTCGTGACGACCGTGCCGGTGATGTTCCTCGCCGACCGCGGCATCCCGTCGCTGTGGCTCATCCTCGCCACCCTGGTCGGCGGCTCGCTGTCGGCGGGCGCGGCCAACACGCTCAACTGCGTCATCGACCGCGACATCGACGCGGTCATGCACCGCACGAGCAACCGGCCGCTCGTCACCGGGACGATCTCGCCCCGGGCGGCCCTCGTCTTCGGTCTGGTGCTCACGGTGGCCTCGACCCTGTGGCTGGGGCTGCTGGTCAACTGGCTCGCCTCGGGCCTCGCGCTCGCCGCGCTGGTCTTCTACGTCGGCGTCTACACCGCCCTGCTCAAGCGCCGCACCGCGCAGAACATCGTCTGGGGTGGGGCGGCCGGCTGCATGCCGGTGCTCGTCGGCTGGGCCGCGGTGACGCACTCCGTGTCGTGGGCGGCCGTCATCCTCTTCGCGGTCGTCTTCTTCTGGACCCCGCCGCACTACTGGCCGCTGTCCATGCGCTTCCGCGAGGACTACGAGGCCGCGCACGTGCCGATGCTGCCCGTCGTCGAGCAGTTCGTTGTCGTCGCCAAGCAGGTCGTCGCCTACTCGTGGGCGATGGTCGCGGCGACGCTGCTGCTCGTGCCCGTCGCCGACATGGGCTGGGTCTACGTCATCGGCGCCGTCGCCGCCGGCGGTCTGTTCCTCGCCGAGGCGCACCGGCTGCTCGCGCGGGCCAAGGCCGGCGCCGCTGAGGCCGTGCTCAAGCCGATGCGGCTGTTCCACTTCTCGATCAGCTACCTCACGGTGCTGTTCCTCGCGGTCGCGATCGACCCGTTGCTGCACCTGCCGTTCCGCTTCTGA
- a CDS encoding COX15/CtaA family protein: MDLRATPSDRLVERGAWAALVANAAIVLTGGLVRLTGSGLGCPTWPRCTDESFVAHPQLGIHGAIEFGNRLLTYVLILVVLGTLVVVWRWARTSRSLRWHAGLLLAGIPLQGVIGGISVLTRLNPWVVGLHMILSMVLVSASAWLVLRVRRLTRGAGARAPLAARRLAAASYVVAWVAVWLGTVVTGAGPHAGDLDARRNGLDTQTVSHVHAWSVYLLVALTLATVVVLRRAGGSATRSAVVLLAVELAQGVVGFVQYFTGLPVAVVALHLVGACVLVAAVTWVLVVTHAPQQDVPVVDRDPGRRVGASA; this comes from the coding sequence GTGGACCTGCGCGCGACCCCCTCGGACCGTCTCGTCGAACGGGGCGCCTGGGCCGCGCTCGTGGCCAACGCCGCCATCGTCCTCACGGGCGGGCTGGTCCGGCTCACCGGCTCCGGCCTCGGCTGCCCGACCTGGCCGCGGTGCACCGACGAGTCCTTCGTCGCCCACCCGCAGCTGGGCATCCACGGGGCCATCGAGTTCGGCAACCGGCTGCTGACCTACGTCCTCATCCTCGTCGTCCTCGGCACCCTCGTCGTCGTCTGGCGCTGGGCGCGGACCTCGCGGTCGCTGCGGTGGCACGCCGGGCTGCTGCTCGCCGGCATCCCGCTCCAGGGGGTCATCGGTGGCATCAGCGTGCTGACCAGGCTCAACCCGTGGGTCGTCGGGCTGCACATGATCCTGTCGATGGTCCTCGTCTCCGCGTCCGCGTGGCTCGTGCTGCGCGTACGGCGGCTGACCCGCGGCGCCGGTGCCCGGGCGCCGCTGGCCGCCCGGCGTCTCGCCGCGGCGTCGTACGTCGTCGCGTGGGTCGCCGTGTGGCTCGGGACCGTCGTGACCGGCGCCGGCCCGCACGCGGGTGACCTCGACGCGCGCCGCAACGGGCTGGACACGCAGACCGTCAGCCACGTGCACGCCTGGAGCGTCTACCTGCTCGTCGCCCTCACGCTCGCGACGGTCGTCGTGCTGCGCCGGGCCGGTGGGTCCGCCACCCGCTCCGCCGTCGTCCTGCTCGCCGTCGAGCTGGCCCAGGGCGTCGTCGGGTTCGTCCAGTACTTCACCGGCCTGCCCGTCGCCGTTGTCGCCCTGCACCTCGTCGGTGCCTGCGTCCTCGTCGCCGCGGTGACCTGGGTCCTCGTCGTCACCCACGCCCCGCAGCAGGACGTGCCGGTCGTCGACCGCGACCCCGGTCGCCGGGTGGGCGCCTCCGCCTGA
- a CDS encoding GNAT family N-acetyltransferase, giving the protein MTDRTDHLLPLDLRPMTDDDVLTVLDLNARDVELLSPLDASRLRLLRGWADRALVLDVGEELAGFVLTFAPGTAYDSENYRWFSQRYDDFTYLDRVVVGERFRRRGLARRVYDEIEASARGRMALEVNVDPPNEPSLAFHRGRGYDEVGRLGDPGHVVGLMVKELGRAG; this is encoded by the coding sequence GTGACGGACCGCACCGACCACCTGCTCCCCCTCGACCTGCGGCCGATGACGGACGACGACGTCCTCACCGTCCTCGACCTCAACGCCCGCGACGTCGAGCTGCTCTCCCCGCTCGACGCGTCCCGGCTGCGGCTCCTGCGCGGGTGGGCCGACCGGGCCCTCGTCCTCGACGTCGGCGAGGAGCTGGCGGGCTTCGTGCTCACCTTCGCCCCCGGGACGGCGTACGACTCGGAGAACTACCGCTGGTTCTCGCAGCGGTACGACGACTTCACCTACCTCGACCGGGTCGTCGTCGGTGAGCGCTTCCGCCGCCGTGGTCTGGCCCGCCGGGTGTACGACGAGATCGAGGCGTCCGCCCGCGGTCGGATGGCCCTCGAGGTCAACGTCGACCCGCCGAACGAGCCCTCGCTCGCCTTCCACCGCGGCCGGGGGTACGACGAGGTCGGCCGCCTCGGTGACCCCGGTCACGTCGTCGGGCTCATGGTCAAGGAGCTGGGCCGAGCGGGGTGA